The Vigna angularis cultivar LongXiaoDou No.4 chromosome 9, ASM1680809v1, whole genome shotgun sequence DNA window TAACTCCCGAGGCTCTCACCGAGAATGGAGATTTTCAATCCCAATCCCCTCTCACTCTCTCAGTGCTCAGGAAACAACTCAAACGAGCCTGCATTCATTGCGATTCTGACAGAGGTGGCTTTGTTGATAATGGTGATGAAAATGACAATGGCAATGGTAGTATTGAGAGCCCCCGAACTCCTGAGGATGGTGTTTTTGATCCCTTTGCACCTGGTCCTGATAACATGGCGCGGGCACCCAGCAGCAACAAGTATCTTGACGACTACAGGAACAGCGTCGCCCGCAGACTTAATTTTCAGCCCTCCTTTGATGTTTCTCAGGCTGATAGTGACACTCTTTCAGATGAGGACATGGTTGAGTCCGTGTACGAGAATCTTTTGCAAGTGATTTTTTCAAAGCAGGCTGAGGAGGTTCTTGCTCAACTGTCATACTATTGTGAAACACCTCCTTCTCCGTCTCGCAT harbors:
- the LOC108347043 gene encoding unknown protein 1 yields the protein MASVDLCKDSMQDAITPIPKAATDCAVPITPEALTENGDFQSQSPLTLSVLRKQLKRACIHCDSDRGGFVDNGDENDNGNGSIESPRTPEDGVFDPFAPGPDNMARAPSSNKYLDDYRNSVARRLNFQPSFDVSQADSDTLSDEDMVESVYENLLQVIFSKQAEEVLAQLSYYCETPPSPSRITGIADACPGAPKKPAAPPRNIDPRLCKKLEF